The Sphingobacteriales bacterium genomic interval TTGATGAAAAACATTACTATCACCATGCTGATCATTTGACCGAGCAAACGCATGGTACTCAGGGTAGCCGAAGCAATTCCCAGAAAACGTTTTTCCACAGAACTCATCACTGCATTGGTATTCGGAGAAGAGAAAAGCGCAAAACCCAGCCCCAGAAACATCAGAAAACCAATTATATAGGTCAAACCAATATCCTTGTCAATAAAAGACAAAAAGAACAAGCCGACAGAGCTGACCGCCATTCCGAGAGAAGCCAGAATTCTGGGATCAATTCTGTCAGACAACCTGCCAAACAGAGGGGTAAAAACAGCCATCACAACAGGCTGTGAAACCAGTATCATTCCGGCTTCTTTAGGTGTAAAACCTTTGGCATACTGAAGAAAAAGGCTCAGAATGAACCCAACCCCGAAAGTAGCTGAATAGTTGATAAAAGCAGCCAGATTGGAAAAAGCGAATATTTTGTTTTGGATCAACATCCTGATATTCAGGAGGGGATGTTCGTTTTTATATTGGAGATAAACAAAAACACTTAATAACACTAAACCAGAGAGTGTAAAAGTAACCGAATAATCAGAAGGCAGATGAGAAAGGCCATAAATTAAGCCAAGAATTCCAAATGAATAAAAAACAGCACCTTTCCAGTCAAATCTTTCACCTTTCGCCTCTGCCCAGTCCCCTTTCAGAAAAAGCAGAATAATCAGAATAATTACCATGCCGACAGGAATCATCAGATAAAAAATGCTTTGCCACCCAAGGTATTCAGTCAGAAATCCGCCAAGGGAAGGTCCTAAAGCCAATCCTACGTATGTAGTTCCTGTTACATAGCCAACAGCCCTTCCACGCCTTTCTTTAGGGTAAACTGAAAGAACCAGTGCGAGCGAAGTAGTAAACATCATAGCACTTCCCAAACCCTGTAATGCACGGGATAAAATAAGCATGCTCCCGGTATAGGATAATGCGCATAAGGTGGTAGCCAAAGTAAAAACCAAAACACCTGTCAGATAAACTTTCTTCCTGCCGACAAGATCGGCAATTCTGCCAACAGGTACAAGAATCATGGATGAAGCCAGTAAAAATGCACTCGCTACCCATCCCAGTGAAACAGCATTCATCCCGAGCTGTTTCCCGATAACAGGCAGAGCAATGTTGATGGAAGACCCCATAAAAGGAGTAAAAAAGGAGCCGATTACGGCTACGGATAAGGCAGCCCTCAAAATGGTTTTTTCGTTGCTCAACTTTTAATGTCTGTTTTCTTTTCATGGCAAATGTATTTATTTTGAATCATCAATGAATGTCCCGCCAATCATTTATCTCTGGCTGAATAAAACCCAAGCATGAATATTTTCTATCTTTGCGGTAAAATAATTTATTGCTAATAAATGACCCCACAGGAATTAACTGCCATCTATCTGGCAACAGCAACAGCCATTTTCATCGAAGGTGAAACTGCCCTGATTGCGTCTTCCTTTGCTGCTAAAATCGGTTATTTAAATTTCCCGCTTGTATTTTTCATTGCTTATTTCTCAACTATATCTTACGACTGGGTCTGGTTTTTTATAGGCCGGTGGAGAGGCAGAAAATATATTGAATCCAGAAAAGGGCTTCAAAAAATGAAAATAAAAGTGGACAACTTCCTCAATAAAAGGCAAACCTTGTTTCTGCTTATTTATCGTTTTCTCTATGGATTCAGAGGTGCTATTTGTCTGATTGTAGGCCTTAGCCAGGTGAAGGCAAAAAAATTCATTTCGCTCAGCCTCATTACTACCCTGATATGGACTGCTATTTACTCCGGACTTGGGTTCTTTTTTGGAAAAGTATTAGAAAAAAAGCTGAGCAATTTTCAAAGCTCAGCTCCTTTTATTTTGCTTGGAATAGCCTGTCTGGGGATTATTCTTTACTCCATTACCACTTACTCTACCGGTAAAAAGTTTTTTAAAAGTAAAGAATAAAAATCACCACATAAACAGTTTTTTGTTGTCAA includes:
- a CDS encoding DedA family protein, which produces MTPQELTAIYLATATAIFIEGETALIASSFAAKIGYLNFPLVFFIAYFSTISYDWVWFFIGRWRGRKYIESRKGLQKMKIKVDNFLNKRQTLFLLIYRFLYGFRGAICLIVGLSQVKAKKFISLSLITTLIWTAIYSGLGFFFGKVLEKKLSNFQSSAPFILLGIACLGIILYSITTYSTGKKFFKSKE
- a CDS encoding MFS transporter, producing MLRAALSVAVIGSFFTPFMGSSINIALPVIGKQLGMNAVSLGWVASAFLLASSMILVPVGRIADLVGRKKVYLTGVLVFTLATTLCALSYTGSMLILSRALQGLGSAMMFTTSLALVLSVYPKERRGRAVGYVTGTTYVGLALGPSLGGFLTEYLGWQSIFYLMIPVGMVIILIILLFLKGDWAEAKGERFDWKGAVFYSFGILGLIYGLSHLPSDYSVTFTLSGLVLLSVFVYLQYKNEHPLLNIRMLIQNKIFAFSNLAAFINYSATFGVGFILSLFLQYAKGFTPKEAGMILVSQPVVMAVFTPLFGRLSDRIDPRILASLGMAVSSVGLFFLSFIDKDIGLTYIIGFLMFLGLGFALFSSPNTNAVMSSVEKRFLGIASATLSTMRLLGQMISMVIVMFFINFFVGKIKITPAALPAFMKTVNVSLLLFAVLCFAGVFASLARGKRKMHTGHSTN